The following proteins come from a genomic window of Sardina pilchardus chromosome 13, fSarPil1.1, whole genome shotgun sequence:
- the LOC134100080 gene encoding olfactory receptor 52E2-like encodes MENMSTVSDILVLEELGHPESFADLVFYTLLFVYIALLITNFCVLVIIIREKSLHQPMYLLFCNLSVNDVLNNTVILPQLLFDMVTKNRLISYNACASQIFFNHTFASASHTILIIMAIDRYVAICNPLRYNSIMTAKAVAVLSVSAWAFAIVFVSVLVGLTFRLSLCRSRIPNFYCNNASLFKLSCEDVSINNIYGLFYTVVLLSSSMGTIAVTYIRIGVKCLTKKNAELNSKAIQTCTSHLVLYLILLFSGFIIVIMHRFPEDRFLRKLMAIICLVIPAHLNPIIYGLQTKHLKLKILQLFQRKISHS; translated from the coding sequence atggaaaacatgtccACTGTCAGTGACATTCTTGTGCTGGAAGAATTAGGACACCCTGAATCATTTGCAGATCTTGTATTTTACACTCTACTCTTTGTCTATATTGCACTGCTGATAACCAACTTTTGTGTTCTTGTTATCATCATTAGAGAGAAAAGCTTACACCAACCCATGTACTTGTTATTTTGCAACTTGTCAGTCAATGATGTCCTTAATAACACAGTTATACTACCTCAACTGTTGTTTGACATGGTTACTAAAAACAGGTTGATTTCTTATAATGCGTGTGCTTCACAGATATTTTTTAACCATACGTTTGCCTCAGCATCACACACTATATTGATCATAATGGCTATTGATAGGTATGTGGCTATATGCAATCCACTGCGATACAATTCAATAATGACAGCTAAGGCAGTTGCAGTCTTGTCTGTATCAGCCTGGGCTTTTGCCATTGTATTTGTCAGTGTACTAGTGGGCCTCACATTCAGGTTGTCTCTCTGTAGATCACGTATTCCAAATTTTTATTGTAACAATGCCTCTTTGTTCAAGTTATCTTGTGAAGATGTGTCTATTAATAATATCTATGGACTGTTCTACACTGTGGTACTATTGTCCTCCTCAATGGGGACTATTGCTGTCACATACATTAGAATTGGTGTCAAATGCCTGACTAAGAAAAATGCAGAACTCAACAGCAAAGCCATCCAAACATGTACAAGTCATTTAGTCTTGTATCTGATATTGTTGTTCTCTGGATTCATTATTGTTATCATGCATCGGTTTCCAGAAGATCGCTTTTTAAGAAAACTCATGGCTATCATTTGTCTTGTTATACCTGCCCATTTGAATCCAATTATTTATGGACTACAGACTAAACATTTAAAACTGAAAATTTTGCAACTATTTCAGAGGAAGATAAGTCACAGTTAG
- the LOC134100081 gene encoding olfactory receptor 52N5-like: MENMSTVSDILVLEELGHPESFADVVFYTLLFVYIALLITNIGVLLIIIRERSLHQPMYFLYCNLSVNDVLANTVLLPQLLFDIFTKNRFISYNACVSQIYFTHTFASASHTILLVGLTVRLSRCRSLIPNFYCDNASLFKLSCEDVSINNIYGLFYTVVLFSSSMGTVAVTYIRIGVTCLTKKNAELNSKAIQTCASHLVLYLIMLLSGYIIVIMHRFPKERFLRKLMAILFHIIPGHLNPIIYGLQTKHLKQKIVQLFQRKRTHS, translated from the exons atggaaaacatgtccACTGTCAGTGACATTCTTGTGCTGGAAGAATTAGGACACCCTGAATCATTTGCAGATGTTGTATTTTACACTCTACTCTTTGTCTATATTGCACTGCTGATAACCAATATTGGTGTTCTTCTTATAATCATCAGAGAGAGAAGCTTACACCAACCCATGTACTTCCTATATTGCAACTTGTCAGTCAATGATGTCCTTGCTAACACTGTTTTACTACCTCAACTGTTGTTTGACATTTTTACTAAAAACAGGTTCATTTCTTATAATGCGTGTGTTTCACAGATATATTTTACTCATACTTTTGCTTCAgcatcacacactatac TACTAGTGGGCCTCACAGTCAGGTTGTCTCGCTGTAGATCACTTATTCCAAATTTTTATTGTGACAACGCCTCCCTGTTCAAGCTATCTTGTGAAGATGTGTCTATTAATAATATCTATGGACTGTTCTACACTGTGGTACTATTTTCCTCCTCAATGGGGACTGTTGCTGTCACATACATTAGAATTGGTGTCACATGCCTGACTAAGAAAAATGCAGAACTCAATAGCAAAGCCATTCAAACATGTGCAAGTCATTTAGTCTTGTATTTGATCATGTTACTGTCTGGATACATTATTGTCATCATGCATCGGTTTCCAAAAGAACGTTTTTTACGAAAGTTAATGGCTATTCTTTTTCATATCATACCTGGCCATTTAAATCCAATTATTTATGGCCTACAGACTAAACATTTAAAACAGAAAATTGTGCAACTATTTCAAAGGAAAAGAACTCACAGTTAG